Part of the Odocoileus virginianus isolate 20LAN1187 ecotype Illinois chromosome 16, Ovbor_1.2, whole genome shotgun sequence genome is shown below.
GTACTTCAAGGAACAGGGGGCTCATCTAAAGAACAGAGTGAGGAAGGGAGTGCAAGGTGCAAGAGAAGGCAGTGGAGGGGCCAGAGTATGGGGTACCTTGGAAACCAGTGTAGAGAACCTGGCTTTTACTGGGCAAGAAAAGAAGCCACTGGAGAGCTTAAGCAAAGCAGCAGCACAATCACATTTTCAAAGGATCACTCTGGCTGCCGCGCTGAGAACTGACTGAGCAGCAGAGACTACAGTGATGGtccaaggagagagagaatggtgGTATGGTCCAGAGTCCCTGCAGGGGTAAATGGTTAGATTCTGGATATATTCTGGAGAGAAAGACAACAAAATTTATCAGGTCACATCTCCATCTACCTCCGCTTCTGTGCATAGCAAGGCTGAAAGGTCACTTTATAACAGGCCACCCTCATTATTTATGGATTCTGCATTTATTTGCACATTTGTCTGTAACCCCAAAACCAATACAGTGGTGCTCTCCTGGTCACTGTGGACACACACAAGGCCATGGAAATATTTGTTGCCTGATACGCATCTTCCCAGTTGAAGTCAGACAAGGGGCCACTCTCTGCCTTCTTGCTTCAGCTCACACTGTAAAACTCGTCTCCTTGCGGTCTGTTTTGTGCTATGCTTTCTGAATTCTTGTGCTTTTCATcgatttcactttttaaaatgtccccTCAATGTATGCTGGCTAGTGTTCCTAAGCATAAGAAGGCTGTGATGTGCCTTATGAAGAAAGTGTGATAAGCTTCACTTAGATATGAATTAAACTGCTGTCAGTCATAAGTTCAATATTAATGAATTACCAGTGTATATTAAacatctttaaacagaaacacacataaaacaaggttatgtaCTGATCTGTTGATAAAAGTGTGTGACCAGAGGCTCAAAGGAATCCAACCTGTTATTTCACTAGGAGCAATAGCACAGAATTTGCTAATTCAATATTCATGTTGACTTCACAGAACTTCATGAATAACAAGAACCAACTGTATAAATTAAGAgtaaatagaaaacaacaaaattctgtacatcaattatccttcagttaaaaaataaatgttaaaaaaaaaaaaacttgaagatTGAAAGTACACCACCTAAAAGGGGCTTGGAAATTAACTTAGCTTGAACATCACCACAAACAGGAGATTTCAAGGCACTGCTACtccttgagggcttcccaggtagtgctagtggtaaagaacccgcttgccaatgcaaagaacagcaggttcaatccctgggttgggaagacaccctgggggagggcatggtcacccacttcagcattcttgcctggagaatcccagggacagaggaacctggtaggctactgttcatagggtaccaaagagtaggatacgactgaagtgactgcatGCACAAGTATAGGCTGGgcacaaagaaatttaaaatctttccaGGTGATTCCAACATGCAGCAAAGCACTTCTCAAACTTCAGTATGCATTTGAGACACATGCAAGCTTGTTAAAAGGTTGCCGGGCTCTATGCCAAGACTTTGACTCAGGTTTGGGATAGGACgccagaatctgcatttctagccAACTCCTGGGCGATGCTTGTTGATCCACAGACCACTTTAAGTAGCACTGCCTTTCGGCACTTCCATCAGAGAACTCTTAAGTGGCAGCATCCTCAGCGCGCCTGAATTGAGCAAATGTCAGCAATGGAGCTCCCCTTGGATAAAACTCAACTATTCTCATCTTGGTCACGCTTTTCCTCTGTAGCCCGAGTTTCTGCTCCATAACCTTCCATGTGGCTTGTGCTGCCATCTGTGGGCAGATGGTCTACTGCACAATCCTCAGCGTTGTTTCCTCATATCCACATTGCATCTGGCCTGGCTCAGTCCACATGTTCATTCTCAAACCCATTCCTGCAGACTGAGGTATGTGCTCACCTTTATGACAGGAGTGGGGTTCTCTGACTGACAGACCCACCAGGACCACCTGGAGTAGAGCGGTGGAAAATCAGAGTGGAAGACCCATAGCTCACAGGAACGATGAGCTCACGGTAGTGGTCATTTCTTGGGCAAGAGGAGAGAATGAGACCTGAAATGTACACACAGGGGGCTTCACAAGTACTGGTTAATTTGCTTCTGGAGCTGGGTAGGGTACATAGGGCTTTCATTTTGATCATGCCTTTCATGTTTTACTATGTttgcacatatgtatgtgtgtacacacacacacaatttttaggTCCAGTAAGAATATCTACCAGTATCAAAGGCTGGCAAATCTAGAAGAGGaatgtgacttatttcactggaCAGGCCTCTGACAGGGTAATATCAGATGAGGCCTAGAAAGacagctttctgttttgttcagatTGGGCTACAGGTTCTCCAAGTTGGTAGGGGAACAAAATAGGAAATCACTGCACAGTTCCCATCTTTCTCTATTTATGCTGTTtacatttctgtccattttttaaaggttacacaAAGGTGGCCACACTACATACAAAGCATGAAAAAACCACAGCCCTATTAATCCTGGTATCTTCAACAGTTATTGCTAGAGAATTTTTCCCttcaacattttcattctctccaaattttattcaaaaaaaaagaggaagagggagattAAGATGTCCATAAAGAGTAATCATTATTACAATATTCACCTGGACAGAAATAACAAGGACCCAATTCAGTTGGTACCATCCTATTTTCCCACTAGACAAGTTAAAAAAGTCAAAGCTTTCTCAATGTGGAAGAGTAGGACAGCCTTTACACTGAAATGGTGCCCCAAATGAGTTATAAAATCCCTGATTTTGTCTtctatttatccttttctttctgttctttttctttcttctcacgCTCAGCTTTAGCTTCTTCTTCCTCATGTTTTTTGATCAACTGTTCCACTTCTTTTTGTTTGAGAACTCTGATGACAGTCTTTCCATTCTCTCTTGTTAGTGTGGCAATTTCCACTAGaggcaaacacacacacgtaTTACAGGCAGCCATACTTAGCCAACACACTTAACGAGCAACTACAGTTTAGTCTCTTCATACCCTTTGAGCTTTAGTACACCacttttccaagttttctgcCTAATACAATTAATTCAtagatacttaaaatattttcaatctggtaatgcttttatgaatatttttattttaatatcttcctTATCTTCACTCATACTAACCTCTGAGCTGCTGTTAATTTTAGGAAAAAGTTTTCAATACAACCAAAACAATCGCTCTAGATAGCCTGACCAGAAGGAATCATAATTTCCTTGTTGGGATCTCTGAAGGCTCAGCCAGAATCTTCAACCACTACTTACACTTATTTTTCACAAACCTCTCAAAAGAAAAGTAGCCCCTATgactacagatgagaaaagcagACTAATACCAAATGGAGAAGAGCTTCTGAGTAGGAGAAATTGAGTACTGCCTCCTGAAATTAAGTAGAAGTAGACAAGAGACAACAATCTGCAAGTAAATGGCATTTTTAAAGGAACACCAGAAGCTTAGTCATCCCAAATTAAATCAATATATTAATTTACCATTAATTTTCAAACACATTGTTTAGAAATATTGTTTTATGCAGTCATATAACTTAAGCTAAATATAGCATGTACAACAGCAAACAGGGGCTTAACATAAAAGATCAGATTCAGAACTTATTTAAATGTTATACCTCTGATAAAGTACaccaaacatatacacacacacacatatataaatatgtaatgacCTTCTtccatattctttattttctgtgtatataagcatatatattatcATTAAGAAGTcgataaaataaaataggatggCTTAGATTTAATTACAGATTGAGAACATTCAAACTCAAATCCTTAAGCTTGGAATGTAATATGGGATTGTAGCTCCAGAACTTGTCAGTGTTGACCATGGtcaagtctgctgctgctgctgctaagtcgcttcagtcgtgtcggactctgtgcgaccccacagacggcagcccactaggctcctctgtccctgggattctccaggcaagaatactggagtgggttgccatttccttctccaggaaatggtTATAAGGCCACCTAACTTAAAAAGGCTGCTGTTTCAATGAACTACAATAACATGTTAAAGGCCTAACACAAGAGCCACTCAATTACTTCTCTCACTAAACAAACAAATTACAGGCGTGCACATAAATTACCTTTTTCAGCAGAGAGCTTACTAACATCCATGGTCTTATTTAGGACTTTGATAGCTAAAGCAAGTGCTGATTTCAAAGTCATTTCTCCTTCTTTGTAGTCTTGTTTTAACATTGATACAGCTGCCTATAAAACATAAAGAATCAACagagaatttcctttaaaattgtacatttttaGGAACATGAATAATGCCTAATTATTGGCATTATAACCAATATAAACAAGTTTGATGGCAGGGAGGGTAGACATGGGATAGGGGTGTGAAGGAGGGAGGCTGATGATCTATGAATGGATCCCAGGGATCTGTGACAGAATTCAGGGAGTCTGTGACTCTTCTgtgggaaaaaacccaaaaaactagaTCTTATTTTCACAACTTCTAACTGAAAACTGGTACTTCCTTTCATTATTATTGTAGGTAATAAATTCTAGCAGTATTAGTAGTACCTGTGACTTTATCAATAACAGAAATCACAGAGATTTTCATATCATGTTAAGTTTGTTGCAGCTACCTTAAAATGCTGTTTACACTCATCACTACTTTGTAATTATGGCAGTTATTAGACCTTTTGATAGATTTTTATAGCAACACAAAAATACTCACAGCACTATTATTTCCAATGCATGTGGCTTTCCAACCTCCATAATTTCCACTAGGATCACTCTGATAGAGCTGAAAGCCATAGTGCTTATCCCAGCCAATGTAAAGCAATGAAACACCGAAAGGACGTTTTCCTTTAACAGAGAAAACAAAGTCACACATATCAACACTCTAAATTTAGCATCACTGTGATTACTTGGGCTCAGTGAATGTGGCTAACCCCTTTTCTGTGAAGTTAAGCATTCATAAACTGCTCATGTTCTGGCCACCACAGATAAGCTCCATCAGAAATTCCACTTTTGTTTCTAGGATTTGGACGCAGTGAGGAAAGGGAATACACAGATGACCAGTGCTGAATACCATTACTATTATGtaaaaagtcatttgttttctgattttaaaatgttattttggcCTTTCAGTAGtctattaataaaatgtttgatAGTCTACATAATGGAAGCCAGTTAGTTCATGAAGCTGGAATATATGAGAAGTGTCtacttatttcattttcaatttctttttactgtttcaaAAAGGTTATTACTCATAACATGTTTTAAGTTTGGGGAATAAAATTTCCGAAGGTTTCAGTACCTCCAAACTGTGTATAAGCTTGTTTGATATCACACAGTGCTGTGACCAACTGCTCACAAGGAATTGGCTCCTGATACTGTAATAAATACCTAGGATAAAGAAACTGGCATATTAATAGTTTTCTCTAAAACACTTTACACACTCTAAGCAAAATaccctctaaaaaaaaaatctctgccatGGGGACAACATAATAGTTGTAATCTGAAGGGGGAGGGTAGAAGGTATGGCAACTCTTAATAACCTAACCGTAAACAATaccgggttggccaaaaagtttgttcaggttttccataagatgaacgatctttctggccaacccaatattttacaaatttgGTTAAAGAAATAAACTGTAATTTTCAGTTAATAGGTTTTTAatgacttttatcttttaaaaaaatgcattcttcTTAGAAACATTAAAACTAACTTTACATATCatcaattaaattatttatgaCCATACCTTTGCGCAATGAGCCTCAGTTCATTCGTCAGAACATTAGCATCAGAAGTTATGCCTGCCACACTACAGGCCATATCCCTtgcaaaaaagaaagacatttatcTGTAATTAGGGAGGATGTTTGCCAGAGGTAttttacaagttttaaaatatactaaattcTATTAGAAATGCACCATGCTTACTCACAGTTGCTACACCCTTCAGGCAAAAACTACATGAGTTTTATCTTTGTAGGAAACTTTCAACTTGATGTCATTCAACACATAAGATAAACAAATGTACCCTTGAGTTCTTCACAACAGATGCATTTACCATCACCACCCTGTGAACAGGGCAAGAGAATAACACTAGGAAGCTAGGGTAAATCCCAAGAAGATTCAACcacaaggaagaaaaatgttttgcCAGACAGGAAGACAGACTACTTCACACTCTTGGGTATAAGTACTCTCACTCTGAAAGGCCTCACTTGATGGGGGTGAAGGTGAAGGGACCCGAAGGGCAGGATATTTTTGAGCCTAAGAAGGAAGCCCAGGGTGAGGCTCACTGGGAGGgtgcattttctttatctaccCTCCGTTTCCTGAAGGCTGCCCGGGCTCTCCTACAGCCTTGACCCCTCTGGCACTGTGCCCAGTCAAGCCTGCAGGCTGCTTGAGAGGGCCTAACAGTGTCTCTGTTGATGGATGACACTTTCTGGGGTGTGTGTATCAAGAAGGCCCTATAACCAACATTCACATGGCGCACACAGAAGGGGGGGTCTCCAATCAGCAAACCCAACTCTCTGCTAGCTGCAGTCCTGCACACCCAAGTATATCAGAAATTTCACTAGTGTACAGGCCCTGTCTAAACTTTTCCAAGACCTCCAGGACGCGTGGTCTTTGGTAAGATTCAGTATAATTAAAActaattctttgcaaccattCTCAACAATACCGTGAGAGCCTCCTATGTTCCTAACATATTTCACTGAACTGCCACAGTCACTCCAGTAGGCTCTactggaggcccagagaagttaagcaatgGGTGTGAAGTCACAGCTTGTATTGGTGGAACCTAGATTTAACCCAAAGGTGAGTGAGCACCACGCCTGTTCTCTCATCACTATACAACAATGTTTCTCCACTGAGTACCTGGCCCCACATTTATGGTCGTGGGCCTCAAGGAGGTTTCAAGCAAGTAAGTTAAAACCAggaattttcagaagaaaaaacacaacaaactgttCAACTGTACCGTGTCATAGTGCATAGCCCTCCCAAAATATGATGAGATGTTTTCAACTTTCTGCCCTAAGACTGACTTACTCATTcagtttataaattttttcagagaaaaagactTCATCAAGAAGCTTGTGGATGTTGCGTCTCTCTGCTGCAAGCAGAACGCCATCATTTGCTAGAATTCCCAAACAGGTGCCTGCGTGTCCAATAGCTTCCATGGCATATTCAACTTGGTACAAGCGACCTACAAAACACAAGCAGCAAGAAACCAAGACTCTCCTCCTTGTTCTTGCACCACTGGTTCAAGAGCAATCAGCAACAACACTAGAGAGCTACAAACAACTGTCCCACTTTTACTAATAGTCCTATGAAGCACATAATTAACCCAATGACCATAACTACCTCAAAGTACAAAAAGGATGAACAACTTAacacctaaaaatatttttctaaattttatttgagACAGACGAAACAATTTATATTTTACCTTCTGGAGAAAATATAGTGGTCCTGGAGTCATATCTTCGAGactgcaaaagaaaaacatacaagtGATTTCTACCCACTAAAAATAAGTCAACCCCTGCAAACCCGCAAATCATTTTATAGAACACATCCTGGCATGCAAAATTCAGAGTGTGGGAGGAAACTGATAAGAAGACATCATTCCATTTCAATTTTCTCATGCAAGTTGGTAAGATGAGTACAAACAATTTGATTTATCAGGCCAACAGTTTATTGGCATGTGTATTAACTCACCATGTTTTCTTATGTTTATGATAATTCctgtaaaaggaaaataaggtaattattaaaaagaaacttacaatttaaaaagcatttcttgACTTGAAAAAATCTGTTTTGTCCACTCTCTTCATTCAGCCAACAGTATGGTGCAcccaggcactatgctaaatgCTGAAATACCAAGATAGGTAAGACCAATCCCTTTCCTAAAGAGTTTACAGTCTGGTAGTCACGTGAGggaagcagacacagaaggacaattATAAAGCAGCGTGGAAACAGAGGCACTAAGGGTAGACTGGAAACAGGTTGGAGAAAAACTAGAAAGTAGTTTTTGTGAAACAGAATATGAGCCTAAATTAGAGACAGGAAAGGCAGAAATAAGGCTGAGAACAGTCAGGTCTAAGAGGAacaggggaagaaagaaggaaaaggcattccaggcagaggagaaagcATGAACAAAGCACTGAGGCAGGACAGCTCAATGGGTAAGACAAGTTGCtggagttaaaaaatatatatatatatgacatggaagcaacctagatgtctgtctacagatgaatgagtaaagaagcTGTATTCACagacacaatgaaatattagtcaGTCACAGTAAGGAACCAACTGGAGTCAGTTGAAccgaggtggatgaacctggagcctgttatacagagtgaagtgagtcacaaagtgaaaaacaaatattatatatgaacacatatacagaaatctagaaaaacagtacagatgaacctatttgcagggcagggatagacacagatgtagagaagagaCTTATGGGCACGGagcggggtggtggtggggcgggcaggaggaagagggtgggatgaattgagaggaGCACTGACATACACACAGTATCacgtataaaacagataactggcgggaagctgctgcatagcacagggagcctgGTGCTTCCA
Proteins encoded:
- the PSMA4 gene encoding proteasome subunit alpha type-4, which encodes MSRRYDSRTTIFSPEGRLYQVEYAMEAIGHAGTCLGILANDGVLLAAERRNIHKLLDEVFFSEKIYKLNEDMACSVAGITSDANVLTNELRLIAQRYLLQYQEPIPCEQLVTALCDIKQAYTQFGGKRPFGVSLLYIGWDKHYGFQLYQSDPSGNYGGWKATCIGNNSAAAVSMLKQDYKEGEMTLKSALALAIKVLNKTMDVSKLSAEKVEIATLTRENGKTVIRVLKQKEVEQLIKKHEEEEAKAEREKKEKEQKEKDK